From the Clupea harengus chromosome 15, Ch_v2.0.2, whole genome shotgun sequence genome, one window contains:
- the pkib gene encoding cAMP-dependent protein kinase inhibitor beta produces the protein MTDVEPVVTDFASTGRTGRRNAMPDILGANAGPEGSELQEKLAELSVSDDGNEGGEGSSSCNATKSPEAEEKKEGS, from the exons ATGACTGATGTGGAACCCGTTGTCACAGACTTTGCCTCGACAGGACGGACAGGCCGACGAAATGCCATGCCCGACATTCTAGGGGCCAACGCCGGGCCCGAAGGCTCGGAACTTCAGGAGAAACTAGCCGAGTTGTCTGTTTCCG ATGACGGAAATGAAGGAGGCGAGGGCTCATCCTCCTGCAATGCCACCAAGAGTCCTGAggcggaggagaagaaggagggctCCTAA